Part of the Deltaproteobacteria bacterium genome is shown below.
GCCACGCCGTCGCTGCGCGCCCACGACCCGTACCTCGCTTTCGCCAAGGCGCTCGAACTCTTCTATCAGCCTCCCCGATTCGCGCCGGGGATACATCCGACGGCGGTGATTGCGCCGACGGCGTCAGTCGGTGCCGGGGCCGCAATCGGCCCCTATGCCGTCATCGGCGAGCACACCACGATCGGCCCCGGGGCCTGCGTCGCCGCACACGTGGTGATTGGGGAAGCGGTGATCATCGGCCGCGCTTTCACGGCGCACCCGTTCGTCAGCGTGCGCGAGCGCGTGCAGATCGGCGACAACGTCACGCTCCAAAGCGGCGCCAAGATCGGCGGCGATGGCTTTGGATACATCCTCGGCGAGGACGCTCGGATCGTGCGCATCCCGCAGACCGGCCGGGTGGTGTTGGAGGACGATGTCGAGATCGGGGCCAACACCACCATCGATCGGGCCGCCGTGGGCGACACCGTTATTCGGCGCGGGGCCAAGATCGACAACCTGGTGATGATCGCCCACGGCTGCGACATCGGCCGCGGCTCGATGCTGGCGGCGCAAGTGGGGCTTTCCGGCAGCACCAAGCTGGGAGAGTTCGTGCGCCTCGGCGGACAGGTGGGGGCCGCGGGTCACCTCAGCATCGGCGATGGGGCGCAGGTGGCGGCGCAAAGCGGCGTGCCCAATGACGTGCCCGCCGGCGCCGCGGTGGGCGGCTACCCGGCCGTGGACATCCACATCTGGCGCCGCCTGTCCGCCGCCCTGCCTCGCCTGCCCGAGCTGCTACGGCGCGTGCGCCGAATCGAGAAGAAGCTCGGGGATTGAGGCCGGCCCCGGCTTGGCCGGCGGCTATTCCACGAGCGTCGCCGGCGTCGTCGCCTTGACCTCGCTGGGGTGGTCGGCTAGGTTTTGCGCGCTTTTCTACTCTGGGTATCAGCGTGAAATTCCACGTTCGCGACATCGAGGATGCAGCCAAAGAGCTGCGCTATGAAGAGCCCACCGCGGCGCTGGCGCAGCTGTTGGAATCGCCGGTGGAGGACTTTCGCCTGCCGCCCGCCCTCTTGGTCGCGGTCAGCTTCTACCGCGCGGGTACGGACCTCTTCTTTCAAGGCCGCGCTGACGGCCCGATCGTCGGCCGCTGTTCGCGCTGTCTGGAGGAGTACACGTTTGCGCTGGCGATGGACTTCGCTTTCGTCTTTGCGCCCCACCGCGAACTCGGCGTGGAACGGCAAGTGGAGGAAGAGGATACCGATCTTACCTACTACGAAGGTGACGAGGTCGATCTGTCACCGCTACTGCGCGAGCAGGTGTTGCTGGCGCTGCCGACCCGACCGCTGTGCCGCGAGAACTGCGCTGGCCTGTGCCCGCAATGCGGCGCCAACCGCAACCAGATCCAGTGCGCTTGCCACAGCGAGCAAGGCGATCCGCGACTGGCCATACTCCGGACACTCAAGGTTCACGCCTAAACGATCGCGCGCGCCTGGAGCGCCCGCTTGATAACAAAGGAGCCGCCTCATGCCCGTTCCCAAACGCAGAACCTCTCACTCGAAGAAGAACAAGCGCCGCGCCCACGATGCGCTGACCCCGCCGGCGGTAGCCACCTGCCCCGATTGCGGCGAGCCCACCCTGCGGCACCGCGCCTGCCCGCACTGCGGTTCATACCGCGGCCGCAAGGTCATCGAAGGCACGGCGGAGTAAGCGCTGCCGGCCCGCCACCGATCCGCCCCACAAGCGCCGAGCCGCGATGACGAAGACACTCGAAAACCAGGTGGCGCTGGTCACCGGCGGCTCGCGCGGCATCGGCCGCGCCGTCAGCCGGCGCCTGGCGGCCGCCGGCGCGCGCGCAGTGGTTACCTACGTGAGCAATGCGACGGCAGCCGGCGATTGCGTGCAGGCAATCAAAGAGGCCGGCGGTGACGCCGAGGCCGTGCAGTTCGACGTGGCGGACTCGGCCGCCGCCGCCAGCGCGATCGCCGGCCTCATCGATCGCTTGGGCCGAGTCGATATCCTGGTCAACAACGCCGGCTTCACCGTCGATGCGCTCATCATGCGCATGAAGCCCGAGGACTGGGACCGGGTGCTGGCGGTCAACTTGCGCGGCGCGTTCAACTGCACCAAGGCGGTGGTACGGGCGATGATCCGCGCCCGCTACGGCCGGATCGTCAACATCAGCTCGGTGATCGGCGAAATGGGCAACGCCGGGCAAGGCGCCTACGCCGCCGCCAAGGCCGGGCTGATCGGCTTCTCGAAGGCGATGGCGCGCGAGCTGGCGCCGCGCAGCATTACGGTCAACGCGGTCTCACCCGGATTCATCAACACCGAGATGGTCGAGCGCTTGCCCGAGACCGTGCGGGCAGAGTATCTGAGGAACATCCCAGCCGGCCGCCTCGGCACGGCTGAAGAAGTAGCTGCGGCAGTCGCATTCCTGGTACAACCCGAGGCCGGTTACATCACCGGCCAGGTACTGGGGGTCAACGGCGGCCTCTACATGTGAACAGAGGAGGGAAGCGCGTATGGCGTCAGCGGTTGAGGAAAAGGTGCGGGCCATCATCTCCGAGCAACTAGGGGTCGGCCCCGATGAGGTTACGCCCGACGCATCTTTCATCGAAGATCTCGGGGCCGATTCGCTCGACATCGTCGAACTGGTGATGGCGTTGGAAGAAGAGTACGACCTCGAGATCACCGACGAAGAGGCCGAGAAGATTCGCACGGTGCAGGACGTCGTGAACTACATCGAAGCCCACAAGTCCTGAGGTGGCCTCTGATGGCGGCCATGATTGCCATCGGCAGCGACCACGGCGGCGTGGAACTGAAGGCCGTGCTGGTCGATTACCTGAACCAGCGCGGCGAGCAGGTCGAGGATGTCGGCACCCACGGCTCCACAGCGGTGGATTATCCGGACTTTGGCAAGCTGGTAGCCGAGAAGGTGGCCCGGGGCGAGGCCGCGCGCGGGATTCTCTTGTGCACCAACGGCATCGGCATGAGCATCCTGGCCAACAAGTATCCCGGCGTGCGCGCCGCATTGGTGGCCGACGCGGTCGGAGCGCGCATGAGCCGCGAGCACTTGGACGCCAACATCCTGATCATGGGCGGGGGTTTTGTCGGCAAGTTCCTGGCGCGCGAGATCGTCAAGGTGTGGATGGAGACCCCGTTCGCCGGCGGCCGACACCAGCGCCGCCTCGACAAGATTGCCGCCATTGAACACGAGCTGGGGCTGCAGGTCGCAGCGGCACCCGCCGGCTCCAAGCGGGAGTAGCATCATGAGTAGTGCGCTGGAACGGACCGACCCGGAAGTGTTTGACGCCATCCGCCGCGAGGCCGAGCGCCAAGAGCACAACCTCGAGCTGATCGCTTCGGAAAACGTCGTCAGCCGCGCCGTGCTCGAAGCCCAGGGGTCGATCCTCACCAACAAGTACGCCGAGGGCTATCCGGCCAAACGCTACTACGGCGGTTGCGAGTACGTCGACATCGCGGAACAGCTGGCCATCGATCGCGCCAAGCAGCTCTTCGGCGCCGAGCACGCCAACGTGCAACCACATTCCGGTTCGCAGGCCAATATGGCGGTGTACTTCTCGCAGCTCAGCCCGGGCGACACCATTCTCGCCATGGACCTCACCCACGGCGGCCACCTCACGCACGGCAACCCCGCGAACTTCTCGGGCAAGTTTTTCAAGGTGATTCCCTACGGCGTGCGCCGGGAGGACGAGCGCATCGACTACGACGCGATGGCCGCGCTGGCGCGCCAGCATCGCCCGAAAATGATCGTCGTCGGCTACAGCGCCTATCCGCGGGCGATCGACTTCGCCCCCTTTCGCGCCGCCGCCGACGAGGTCGGTGCCGTGGTCATGGCCGACATCGCCCACTTTGCCGGCTTGGTGGCTGCAGGGCTGCACCAGTCGCCCATACCTCACTGCGAGTTTGTCACCACCACGACACACAAGACCTTGCGCGGACCGCGCGGCGGTATGGTGCTGTGCCGCGAAGCTTTCGCCAAGAGCCTCAACTCCTCGGTTTTTCCCGGCAACCAGGGCGGGCCGCTGATGCACGTGATCGCCGCCAAGGCGGTGGCCTTTAAGGAAGCGCTCAGCCCCGGCTTCAAAGCCTACCAGCAGCAGATCCTCGCCAACGCCAAGGCGCTGGCCGAGGGCCTGAAAGCGCACGGTTTCCGCCTGGTCTCGGACGGAACCGACAATCATTTGATGCTGGTAGACCTGCGCAACACTGAGATCACCGGCAAGCTGGCGCAGGAGGTGCTCGATCAGGCGCACATCACGGTCAACCGCAACACGGTGCCGTTCGAGACCCGTTCGCCGTTCGTCACCAGCGGCATCCGCCTCGGCACCCCGGCCGTGACCACCCGTGGCATGAAGGAGCCGGAAATGGCGCAGATCGCCGAGCTGATCGCGCGCGCGCTCGGCCACGCCGGCGACGACGGCGCCCTGCGCAGCGTAGCGGCCGACGTGATTGCACTGTGCGCGAAGTTTCCACTCGCCGACGCGATTCACTAGCGCTGATCGCCGAGCCCCGTAGCGCCCGGCCTGTTGTGGCGGCCGGCTGTGTAACGGGGCTACCGGCGGATGGGCCTGATGGCCTGCCGTCCACCGACGACGATCCCGCGCGCGAGCGCGCACCGGCAACGGCGGCCCA
Proteins encoded:
- the lpxD gene encoding UDP-3-O-(3-hydroxymyristoyl)glucosamine N-acyltransferase yields the protein MQLGEIAQRIGCELRGDAAVEISGVAPIESAGPGQLTFLAHPRYVQFLTTTRAAALILSYSADETATPSLRAHDPYLAFAKALELFYQPPRFAPGIHPTAVIAPTASVGAGAAIGPYAVIGEHTTIGPGACVAAHVVIGEAVIIGRAFTAHPFVSVRERVQIGDNVTLQSGAKIGGDGFGYILGEDARIVRIPQTGRVVLEDDVEIGANTTIDRAAVGDTVIRRGAKIDNLVMIAHGCDIGRGSMLAAQVGLSGSTKLGEFVRLGGQVGAAGHLSIGDGAQVAAQSGVPNDVPAGAAVGGYPAVDIHIWRRLSAALPRLPELLRRVRRIEKKLGD
- a CDS encoding DUF177 domain-containing protein; its protein translation is MKFHVRDIEDAAKELRYEEPTAALAQLLESPVEDFRLPPALLVAVSFYRAGTDLFFQGRADGPIVGRCSRCLEEYTFALAMDFAFVFAPHRELGVERQVEEEDTDLTYYEGDEVDLSPLLREQVLLALPTRPLCRENCAGLCPQCGANRNQIQCACHSEQGDPRLAILRTLKVHA
- the rpmF gene encoding 50S ribosomal protein L32; translated protein: MPVPKRRTSHSKKNKRRAHDALTPPAVATCPDCGEPTLRHRACPHCGSYRGRKVIEGTAE
- the acpP gene encoding acyl carrier protein, translating into MASAVEEKVRAIISEQLGVGPDEVTPDASFIEDLGADSLDIVELVMALEEEYDLEITDEEAEKIRTVQDVVNYIEAHKS
- the rpiB gene encoding ribose 5-phosphate isomerase B, coding for MIAIGSDHGGVELKAVLVDYLNQRGEQVEDVGTHGSTAVDYPDFGKLVAEKVARGEAARGILLCTNGIGMSILANKYPGVRAALVADAVGARMSREHLDANILIMGGGFVGKFLAREIVKVWMETPFAGGRHQRRLDKIAAIEHELGLQVAAAPAGSKRE
- the fabG gene encoding 3-oxoacyl-[acyl-carrier-protein] reductase; its protein translation is MTKTLENQVALVTGGSRGIGRAVSRRLAAAGARAVVTYVSNATAAGDCVQAIKEAGGDAEAVQFDVADSAAAASAIAGLIDRLGRVDILVNNAGFTVDALIMRMKPEDWDRVLAVNLRGAFNCTKAVVRAMIRARYGRIVNISSVIGEMGNAGQGAYAAAKAGLIGFSKAMARELAPRSITVNAVSPGFINTEMVERLPETVRAEYLRNIPAGRLGTAEEVAAAVAFLVQPEAGYITGQVLGVNGGLYM
- a CDS encoding serine hydroxymethyltransferase — its product is MSSALERTDPEVFDAIRREAERQEHNLELIASENVVSRAVLEAQGSILTNKYAEGYPAKRYYGGCEYVDIAEQLAIDRAKQLFGAEHANVQPHSGSQANMAVYFSQLSPGDTILAMDLTHGGHLTHGNPANFSGKFFKVIPYGVRREDERIDYDAMAALARQHRPKMIVVGYSAYPRAIDFAPFRAAADEVGAVVMADIAHFAGLVAAGLHQSPIPHCEFVTTTTHKTLRGPRGGMVLCREAFAKSLNSSVFPGNQGGPLMHVIAAKAVAFKEALSPGFKAYQQQILANAKALAEGLKAHGFRLVSDGTDNHLMLVDLRNTEITGKLAQEVLDQAHITVNRNTVPFETRSPFVTSGIRLGTPAVTTRGMKEPEMAQIAELIARALGHAGDDGALRSVAADVIALCAKFPLADAIH